One window of the Streptomyces sp. TS71-3 genome contains the following:
- a CDS encoding xanthine dehydrogenase family protein subunit M produces the protein MTTHAPQVAQTAPTVNLPVTLDEAVAALSAMPAAVPVAGGTDLMAAVNAGLLRPAALVGLGRISEIRGWQYLDGHALLGAGLTHARIGRPDFAALIPALAAAARAAGPPQIRNAGTLGGNIASAAAGDTLPVLAALEATLIIAGPDGARREMPVSHLLAGMDLLRGGELIGYVRVPLLHAPQVFLKATGRTGPGRALASVALVLDPARRGVRCAVGAVAPMPLRPLEAEQWIASLIDWDGGRTVVPEALAAFGEYVATACIPDPVPAEDGTTEQLSPAVLHLRRTVAALARRALGRALS, from the coding sequence TTGACCACGCACGCACCGCAGGTGGCGCAGACAGCACCGACGGTGAATCTGCCTGTCACGCTGGACGAGGCCGTGGCAGCGCTATCCGCCATGCCCGCCGCTGTGCCCGTGGCGGGCGGTACGGACCTGATGGCCGCGGTCAACGCCGGACTGCTGCGGCCCGCCGCGCTCGTGGGCCTAGGCCGGATCAGCGAGATCCGCGGCTGGCAGTACCTCGACGGGCACGCCCTGCTCGGCGCCGGCCTGACCCACGCCCGCATCGGACGCCCCGACTTCGCGGCCCTCATCCCCGCGCTGGCCGCCGCCGCGCGCGCGGCGGGGCCGCCGCAGATCCGCAACGCCGGCACGCTCGGCGGCAACATCGCCTCCGCCGCGGCCGGTGACACCCTGCCGGTGCTGGCCGCGCTGGAGGCCACCCTGATCATCGCGGGGCCCGACGGCGCCCGCCGCGAGATGCCGGTCTCGCACCTGCTCGCCGGCATGGACCTGCTGCGCGGCGGCGAACTCATCGGCTACGTGCGCGTGCCGCTGCTGCACGCCCCCCAGGTCTTCCTGAAGGCGACCGGCCGCACCGGACCCGGCCGCGCCCTCGCGTCCGTGGCGCTGGTGCTCGACCCGGCGCGCCGCGGGGTGCGGTGCGCGGTGGGCGCCGTCGCGCCGATGCCGCTGCGGCCGCTGGAGGCCGAGCAGTGGATCGCCTCCCTGATCGACTGGGACGGCGGACGCACCGTCGTGCCGGAGGCGCTGGCCGCGTTCGGCGAGTACGTCGCCACGGCCTGCATCCCGGACCCCGTCCCCGCCGAGGACGGCACGACCGAGCAACTGTCGCCCGCCGTCCTGCACCTGCGGCGCACCGTCGCCGCGCTGGCCCGACGAGCGCTGGGGAGGGCGCTGTCATGA
- a CDS encoding carbohydrate ABC transporter permease: MTQPIDAATPALPEPPAPAAPGASSGRSGARPGRRPSAGRAPSGRRGGWVPWLYLAPALVVLAGLLVYPVYELGLISFLDYTQAQVSGGQPTSFKGFGNYADLFGDGQFWQVLAATAVFAAACVVCTLLVGCALAVLLTRVRAVPRLALMLAALGAWATPAITGSTVWVFLFDPDFGPVNKVLGLGDHSWTYGRLSAFTLVLLEVVWCSFPFVMVTVFAGIKAVPGEILEAAALDGASQLRIWRSVLAPMLRPILAVVTIQSVIWDFKVFTQIYVMTNGGGIAGQNLVLNVYAYQKAFASSQYGLGSAIGVVMLLMLLAVTLVYLRLLRRQGRQGTGEW, from the coding sequence ATGACACAGCCGATCGACGCCGCCACCCCGGCGCTCCCCGAACCACCCGCCCCGGCAGCCCCCGGGGCCTCGTCGGGGCGCTCCGGCGCGCGCCCCGGCAGGCGGCCGTCCGCCGGGCGCGCCCCGAGCGGACGGCGGGGCGGGTGGGTGCCCTGGCTCTACCTCGCCCCGGCCCTGGTCGTGCTCGCCGGGCTGCTCGTCTACCCCGTCTACGAACTCGGCCTGATCTCGTTCCTGGACTACACCCAGGCCCAGGTCAGCGGCGGGCAGCCGACGTCCTTCAAGGGCTTCGGCAACTACGCGGACCTGTTCGGGGACGGCCAGTTCTGGCAGGTGCTGGCCGCCACCGCGGTGTTCGCCGCCGCCTGCGTTGTCTGCACCCTGCTGGTGGGCTGCGCGCTCGCGGTGCTGCTCACCCGGGTGCGCGCGGTGCCCAGGCTCGCGCTGATGCTGGCCGCGCTCGGCGCCTGGGCCACGCCCGCCATCACCGGCTCCACGGTCTGGGTGTTCCTTTTCGACCCCGATTTCGGCCCGGTGAACAAGGTGCTGGGACTCGGCGACCACTCCTGGACATACGGGCGCCTCAGCGCTTTCACGCTCGTGCTGCTCGAAGTCGTCTGGTGTTCCTTTCCGTTCGTGATGGTGACCGTCTTCGCCGGAATCAAAGCGGTGCCCGGGGAGATCCTGGAGGCCGCCGCGCTGGACGGCGCCTCGCAACTGCGGATCTGGCGCTCCGTGCTCGCGCCCATGCTCCGGCCGATTCTCGCGGTGGTCACCATCCAGTCCGTCATCTGGGACTTCAAGGTGTTCACGCAGATCTACGTGATGACGAACGGCGGCGGAATCGCGGGGCAGAACCTGGTGCTCAACGTCTACGCCTACCAGAAGGCGTTCGCGTCGTCCCAGTACGGCCTGGGATCCGCCATCGGCGTCGTCATGCTGCTGATGCTGCTCGCGGTGACGCTGGTCTATCTGCGGCTGCTCAGGCGTCAGGGACGGCAGGGAACGGGGGAGTGGTGA
- a CDS encoding carbohydrate ABC transporter permease yields the protein MSAMRGAREILRRPRRLAADVTALLAAVVVAFPLYWMVLSALKPAGEIESTHPRPWTLSPSLDSFRRVFEQHDFGRYFLNSCIVAGSVVVVSALIAFLAATAVTRFRFRFRTTLLVMFLIAQMVPVEALTIPLFFLMRDFGQLNTLGSLILPHLAFSLPFAIWMLRGFVKAVPDALEEAAYIDGASRARFLWQILFPLVLPGLVATSVFSFISAWNDFLFAKSFIISDTSQSTLPMALLVFFKPDENDWGGIMAASTLMTIPVLVFFVLVQRRLVSGLGGAVKD from the coding sequence ATGAGCGCGATGCGCGGTGCCCGGGAGATTCTTCGGAGGCCGCGGCGGCTGGCCGCGGATGTTACGGCGCTCCTCGCGGCCGTGGTGGTGGCCTTCCCGCTCTACTGGATGGTGCTCTCCGCGCTGAAACCGGCCGGTGAGATCGAGTCGACGCATCCGAGGCCCTGGACGCTCTCGCCGTCGCTGGACTCCTTCCGGCGCGTCTTCGAGCAGCACGACTTCGGCCGGTATTTCCTCAACAGCTGCATCGTGGCGGGCAGCGTGGTGGTGGTCTCGGCGCTCATCGCCTTTCTCGCGGCGACCGCCGTGACCCGTTTCCGCTTCCGCTTCCGCACCACGCTGCTGGTGATGTTCCTCATCGCACAGATGGTGCCGGTCGAAGCCCTCACGATTCCGCTCTTCTTCCTGATGCGGGACTTCGGTCAGCTCAACACCCTGGGCTCGCTGATCCTGCCGCACCTCGCGTTCTCGCTGCCCTTCGCCATCTGGATGCTGCGGGGATTCGTGAAGGCAGTCCCCGACGCCCTGGAAGAGGCCGCCTACATCGACGGGGCGAGCCGGGCGCGCTTTCTGTGGCAGATTCTCTTTCCGCTGGTGCTGCCCGGCCTGGTGGCCACGAGCGTGTTCTCGTTCATCTCCGCCTGGAACGACTTCCTGTTCGCCAAGTCCTTCATCATCAGCGACACCTCGCAGTCGACGCTCCCCATGGCGCTGCTGGTGTTCTTCAAGCCCGACGAGAACGACTGGGGAGGCATCATGGCCGCCTCGACCCTGATGACCATCCCGGTGCTGGTGTTCTTCGTCCTCGTCCAGCGGCGGCTGGTCTCCGGCCTGGGCGGTGCCGTGAAGGACTGA
- a CDS encoding extracellular solute-binding protein codes for MSLVAAVVLASLTATACAPSTSKGGSTADDKSGTLRVWLFQEVDNGPKERVVQQAVDTFEKAHKGTDVHVEYIPVDTRAEKIKAAFNDPKSAPDVIEYGNTDTAGYVHDGGLLDISKEFAAWGEARDTDPTAKESVTVDGKVYGAPLFVGVRALYYRTDVFKSLDLAPPSTQQELIDDAKAVHKSRPDLYGLAVGGAYTYGAMPFIWAAGGELAQKKGSSYSSTIDSAAAQKGIRAYTSLFGDGNCPAAKCAGWGGNDTVTAFATGKAAMAIGGDFNHQAVEDGEVKGKYAVVPLPGEKEGSIAPAFAGGNNIGVLASTSHRTLAVGLMEALASKKTQSALFDGMGFLPTYTDVRAQAARKEPFVAPFIRTLGAGAKFVPASPGWGQIDASLVLPTMFQQIVSGRKSVAAAAGEAAGKMDDAFSSAAG; via the coding sequence ATGTCCCTGGTCGCCGCGGTCGTCCTCGCGTCGCTCACCGCCACCGCCTGCGCCCCCAGCACCTCGAAGGGCGGCTCGACCGCCGACGACAAGAGCGGCACGCTGCGCGTCTGGCTCTTCCAGGAGGTGGACAACGGGCCCAAGGAGCGCGTCGTCCAGCAGGCCGTGGACACCTTCGAGAAGGCCCACAAGGGCACGGACGTGCACGTGGAGTACATCCCCGTGGACACCCGCGCCGAGAAGATCAAGGCGGCCTTCAACGACCCCAAGAGCGCGCCCGACGTCATCGAGTACGGCAACACCGACACCGCCGGCTACGTGCACGACGGCGGACTCCTCGACATCAGCAAGGAGTTCGCGGCCTGGGGCGAGGCCAGGGACACCGACCCGACCGCCAAGGAGTCCGTCACCGTCGACGGCAAGGTCTACGGGGCGCCGCTCTTCGTCGGCGTCCGGGCGCTGTACTACCGCACCGACGTGTTCAAGAGCCTGGACCTCGCGCCCCCGTCGACCCAGCAGGAGCTGATCGACGACGCCAAGGCCGTCCACAAGAGCAGGCCCGACCTGTACGGGCTCGCCGTCGGCGGCGCGTACACCTACGGCGCGATGCCGTTCATCTGGGCGGCCGGCGGCGAACTCGCCCAGAAGAAGGGCTCCTCGTACTCCTCCACCATCGACAGCGCCGCCGCGCAGAAGGGCATCCGCGCCTACACCTCGCTCTTCGGCGACGGCAACTGCCCCGCCGCCAAGTGCGCGGGCTGGGGCGGCAACGACACGGTGACCGCGTTCGCCACCGGCAAGGCGGCCATGGCCATCGGCGGCGACTTCAACCACCAGGCCGTCGAGGACGGCGAGGTCAAGGGGAAGTACGCGGTCGTGCCGCTGCCCGGCGAGAAGGAGGGGAGCATCGCCCCGGCCTTCGCGGGCGGCAACAACATCGGGGTGCTCGCGAGCACCTCGCACCGCACCCTGGCCGTCGGCCTGATGGAGGCGCTGGCGTCCAAGAAGACGCAGTCCGCGCTCTTCGACGGCATGGGCTTCCTGCCGACCTACACGGACGTGCGCGCCCAGGCCGCCCGGAAGGAGCCGTTCGTCGCGCCGTTCATCCGCACGCTCGGCGCCGGCGCCAAGTTCGTGCCCGCCTCGCCCGGCTGGGGGCAGATCGACGCCTCGCTGGTGCTGCCGACGATGTTCCAGCAGATCGTCAGCGGCCGTAAGAGCGTCGCGGCGGCGGCCGGCGAGGCCGCCGGGAAGATGGACGACGCCTTCTCGTCGGCCGCGGGCTGA
- a CDS encoding DUF3039 domain-containing protein yields MSTLEPERGAGTGTLVEPTPQTSHGDGDHERFAHYVQKDKIMASALDGTPVVALCGKVWVPGRDPKKYPVCPMCKEIYESMGAGGDKDRDKDKGKK; encoded by the coding sequence ATGAGCACTCTTGAGCCCGAGCGTGGGGCAGGCACGGGGACCCTCGTAGAGCCGACACCGCAGACGTCACACGGCGACGGCGACCACGAGCGCTTCGCCCACTACGTCCAGAAGGACAAGATCATGGCGAGCGCGCTCGACGGCACGCCCGTCGTCGCGCTCTGCGGCAAGGTGTGGGTCCCGGGCCGCGATCCCAAGAAGTACCCGGTCTGTCCCATGTGCAAGGAGATCTACGAGTCCATGGGCGCAGGCGGCGACAAGGACAGGGACAAGGACAAGGGCAAGAAGTAG
- a CDS encoding HU family DNA-binding protein: MNRSELVAALADRAEVTRKDADAVLAAFAETVGEIVSKGDEKVTIPGFLTFERTHRAARTARNPQTGEPIEIPAGFSVKVSAGSKLKEAAKGK; this comes from the coding sequence ATGAACCGCAGTGAGCTGGTGGCCGCGCTGGCCGACCGCGCCGAGGTGACCCGCAAGGACGCCGACGCCGTGCTGGCCGCGTTCGCCGAGACCGTCGGCGAGATCGTCTCCAAGGGCGACGAGAAGGTCACCATCCCCGGCTTCCTCACCTTCGAGCGCACCCACCGTGCCGCTCGCACCGCCCGCAACCCGCAGACGGGTGAGCCGATCGAGATCCCGGCCGGCTTCAGCGTCAAGGTTTCGGCCGGGTCCAAGCTCAAGGAAGCGGCCAAGGGTAAGTAA
- the murA gene encoding UDP-N-acetylglucosamine 1-carboxyvinyltransferase, translating to MTVTDDVLFVHGGTPLEGEIRVRGAKNLVPKAMVAALLGSAPSRLGNVPDIRDVRVVRGLLQLHGVTVRPGDEPGELLLDPTHVESANVADIDAHAGSSRIPILFCGPLLHRLGHAFIPGLGGCDIGGRPIDFHFDVLRQFGARIDKRADGQYLEAPQRLRGTKIRLPYPSVGATEQVLLTGVLAEGVTELSNAAVEPEIEDLICVLQKMGAIIAMDTDRTIRITGVDKLDGYTHRALPDRLEAASWASAALATEGNIYVRGAQQRSMMTFLNTYRKVGGAFEIDDNGIRFWHPGGTLKSIALETDVHPGFQTDWQQPLVVALTQATGLSIIHETVYESRLGFTSALNQMGAHIQLYRECLGGSNCRFGQRNFLHSAVVSGPTKLQGADLVIPDLRGGFSYLIAALAAQGTSRVHGIDLINRGYENFMEKLQELGAKAEMPTAGK from the coding sequence ATGACCGTCACCGATGATGTCCTGTTCGTCCACGGCGGCACCCCGCTGGAGGGTGAGATCCGTGTTCGCGGCGCGAAGAACCTCGTGCCCAAGGCCATGGTCGCGGCGCTGCTGGGCAGCGCCCCGAGCCGGCTGGGCAACGTCCCCGACATCCGCGACGTGCGGGTGGTGCGGGGCCTGCTCCAACTGCACGGAGTGACGGTCCGCCCGGGTGACGAACCGGGCGAACTGCTGCTCGACCCCACCCACGTGGAGAGCGCCAACGTCGCGGACATCGACGCGCACGCCGGCTCCTCCCGCATCCCGATCCTGTTCTGCGGCCCGCTGCTGCACCGCCTCGGCCACGCCTTCATCCCCGGCCTCGGGGGCTGCGACATCGGCGGCCGGCCCATCGACTTCCACTTCGACGTGCTGCGGCAGTTCGGCGCGCGGATCGACAAGCGCGCGGACGGGCAGTACCTGGAGGCGCCGCAGCGGCTGCGCGGCACCAAGATCCGCCTGCCGTACCCGTCGGTCGGCGCGACCGAGCAGGTGCTGCTGACCGGCGTGCTGGCCGAGGGTGTGACGGAACTCTCCAACGCCGCGGTCGAGCCGGAGATCGAGGACCTCATCTGCGTCCTGCAGAAGATGGGCGCGATCATCGCGATGGACACCGACAGGACCATCCGCATCACCGGCGTGGACAAGCTCGACGGCTACACCCACCGCGCCCTGCCGGACCGCCTGGAGGCCGCCTCCTGGGCCTCGGCGGCCCTGGCGACCGAGGGGAACATCTACGTACGCGGGGCCCAGCAGCGGTCGATGATGACGTTCCTCAACACCTACCGGAAGGTGGGCGGCGCGTTCGAGATCGACGACAACGGGATCCGCTTCTGGCACCCCGGCGGCACGCTGAAGTCGATCGCGCTGGAGACGGACGTGCACCCCGGCTTCCAGACCGACTGGCAGCAGCCGCTCGTCGTCGCCCTGACCCAGGCCACCGGCCTGTCGATCATCCACGAGACGGTCTACGAGTCCCGGCTCGGCTTCACGTCCGCGCTCAACCAGATGGGCGCGCACATCCAGCTCTACCGCGAGTGCCTGGGCGGCTCGAACTGCCGCTTCGGCCAGCGCAACTTCCTGCACTCGGCGGTCGTCTCCGGCCCCACGAAGCTCCAGGGCGCCGACCTCGTCATCCCCGACCTCCGCGGCGGCTTCTCGTACCTGATCGCCGCCCTGGCCGCCCAGGGCACGTCCCGCGTCCACGGCATCGACCTGATCAACCGCGGCTACGAGAACTTCATGGAGAAGCTCCAGGAACTCGGAGCGAAGGCGGAGATGCCGACGGCGGGCAAGTAA
- a CDS encoding YqgE/AlgH family protein: MTEVSSLTGRLLVATPALADPNFDRAVVLLLDHDEEGSLGVVLNRPTPVDVGDILEGWGELAGEPGVVFQGGPVSLDSALGVAVIPGGATGEAVPLGWRRVHGAIGLVDLEAPPELLASALGSLRIFAGYAGWGPGQLEDELAEGAWYVVESEPGDVSSPAPERLWREVLRRQRSELAMVATYPDDPSLN, encoded by the coding sequence ATGACCGAGGTGTCCTCGCTCACAGGGCGGCTGCTCGTGGCCACCCCCGCCCTGGCGGACCCGAACTTCGACCGCGCGGTGGTGCTGCTCCTCGACCACGACGAGGAGGGCTCCCTCGGCGTGGTCCTCAACCGCCCCACCCCGGTGGATGTCGGCGACATCCTGGAGGGCTGGGGAGAGCTCGCCGGTGAGCCCGGCGTGGTCTTCCAGGGCGGTCCCGTCTCGCTCGACTCCGCGCTCGGCGTCGCGGTGATCCCGGGCGGCGCGACGGGCGAGGCCGTACCACTCGGCTGGCGGCGCGTGCACGGCGCCATCGGCCTCGTCGACCTGGAGGCCCCGCCCGAACTGCTCGCCTCGGCCCTCGGCTCGCTGCGGATCTTCGCCGGTTACGCCGGATGGGGGCCGGGCCAGCTGGAGGACGAGCTGGCGGAGGGCGCGTGGTACGTGGTCGAGTCCGAGCCCGGAGACGTCTCCTCACCGGCGCCCGAGCGGCTCTGGAGGGAGGTCCTGCGCCGCCAGCGCAGCGAGCTGGCGATGGTGGCGACGTATCCGGACGACCCGTCTCTCAACTGA
- a CDS encoding beta-N-acetylhexosaminidase codes for MAFETLIPAPGRAWRVPPGEGSFLLDGETVLTALPGTESAARWLRATVGAATGLPLTDGTRDNGVVLRVDGHLAPEAYRIIVDEYAVRIDGGGPAGVFWGAQTLRQLLGPSAFRRAPVEPGRRWPVPMVVIEDAPRFAWRGMMLDVARHFLPKDGVLRYVDLLAAHKLNVLHLHLTDDQGWRIEIKRHPKLTEIGSWRARTKFGHRSSPLWDDRPHGGFYTQDDIREIVAYAAERHVSVVPEIDVPGHSQAAIAAYPWLGNTDVVDTAALTVWDTWGINPNVLAPTEDVLRFYEGVFEEVLELFPAQAAPFSPFVHVGGDECPKDQWRASPAAQARMRELGLAGPDGADRLQHWFIRHFDRWLAERGRRLIGWDEILQGTGGDGGRDPRRRDEQAPDGERVPNGERVPDVGGEGARREAGAPADATAGLGLEPGAAVSSWRGYAGGIAAARAGHDVVMCPEQQVYLDHRQDAGPDEPMPIGYVRTLKDVYRFEPVPPQLTPDEARHVLGAQANVWTEVMENQARVDYQAFPRLAAFAEVAWSRLPAPEERDVADFERRMGAHYRRLDALGVGYRPPGGPLPWQQRPVPEGMKGGLGRPIEGAPPNV; via the coding sequence ATGGCGTTCGAAACTCTGATTCCGGCTCCCGGGCGGGCCTGGCGGGTGCCCCCGGGCGAGGGCAGCTTCCTGCTCGACGGCGAGACGGTCCTGACGGCGCTGCCCGGCACCGAGTCCGCCGCCCGCTGGCTGCGGGCCACCGTCGGCGCCGCCACCGGACTGCCCCTGACCGACGGCACCCGCGACAACGGCGTCGTGCTGCGCGTCGACGGGCACCTCGCGCCGGAGGCGTACCGGATCATCGTCGACGAGTACGCCGTCCGGATCGACGGCGGCGGCCCGGCCGGCGTCTTCTGGGGCGCCCAGACCCTCCGGCAGCTCCTCGGTCCGTCCGCCTTCCGGCGCGCGCCCGTCGAGCCGGGCAGGCGGTGGCCGGTGCCCATGGTCGTCATCGAGGACGCGCCCCGGTTCGCCTGGCGCGGCATGATGCTGGACGTGGCCCGGCACTTCCTCCCGAAGGACGGCGTCCTGCGCTACGTGGACCTGCTCGCCGCCCACAAGCTCAACGTCCTGCACCTCCACCTCACCGACGACCAGGGCTGGCGCATCGAGATCAAGCGCCACCCGAAACTGACCGAAATCGGCTCCTGGCGGGCGCGCACGAAATTCGGCCACCGCTCCTCGCCGCTCTGGGACGACCGCCCGCACGGCGGCTTCTACACCCAGGACGACATCCGCGAGATCGTCGCGTACGCCGCCGAGCGGCACGTCAGCGTCGTCCCCGAGATCGACGTCCCCGGCCACTCGCAGGCCGCCATCGCCGCCTACCCCTGGCTCGGCAACACCGACGTCGTCGACACCGCCGCGCTCACCGTGTGGGACACCTGGGGCATCAACCCCAACGTGCTCGCGCCCACCGAGGACGTGCTGCGCTTCTACGAGGGCGTCTTCGAGGAGGTCCTGGAGCTGTTCCCCGCACAGGCGGCACCCTTCTCGCCGTTCGTCCACGTGGGCGGCGACGAGTGCCCGAAGGACCAGTGGCGCGCCTCGCCCGCCGCCCAGGCCCGCATGCGGGAGCTGGGGCTCGCCGGCCCCGACGGCGCGGACCGGCTCCAGCACTGGTTCATCCGGCACTTCGACCGCTGGCTCGCCGAGCGCGGGCGGCGCCTCATCGGCTGGGACGAGATCCTCCAGGGCACCGGCGGAGACGGAGGGCGCGATCCACGCCGGAGGGACGAGCAGGCTCCGGACGGGGAGCGCGTTCCCAACGGGGAGCGGGTTCCGGACGTGGGCGGCGAGGGGGCCCGGCGGGAGGCGGGGGCGCCCGCGGACGCGACGGCGGGCCTCGGCCTGGAGCCGGGCGCCGCGGTCTCCTCCTGGCGCGGCTACGCCGGCGGGATCGCCGCCGCGCGCGCCGGACACGACGTCGTCATGTGCCCCGAGCAGCAGGTCTACCTGGACCACCGGCAGGACGCGGGCCCCGACGAGCCGATGCCGATCGGGTACGTCCGCACCCTCAAGGACGTCTACCGCTTCGAGCCCGTGCCGCCCCAGCTCACCCCCGACGAGGCCCGGCACGTCCTGGGCGCCCAGGCCAACGTCTGGACCGAGGTCATGGAGAACCAGGCCCGGGTGGACTACCAGGCCTTCCCCCGGCTCGCCGCCTTCGCCGAGGTCGCCTGGAGCCGGCTGCCCGCGCCCGAGGAACGCGATGTGGCCGACTTCGAACGGCGCATGGGGGCGCATTACCGGCGCCTTGACGCGTTGGGCGTCGGCTACCGCCCGCCCGGGGGCCCCCTGCCCTGGCAGCAGCGCCCGGTCCCCGAAGGGATGAAGGGCGGACTCGGACGCCCGATCGAGGGGGCACCCCCGAACGTGTGA